The Lysobacterales bacterium region TGATCGACTCCGGCATCAACTGGGGCAGCCCCTCGTTCGCAGCGGTCGGCCCCGTCGACGGCTACACGCACGTGAACCCGCTGGGCGATGGCAACTACCTCGGCACCTGTGGGCCCGGTGGCGTCGATGAAGGCCGCTGCAATGCCAAGCTGATCGGCGGCTACGACTTCGTCTGCGGTGCCCCGGCCAACATTTGTACTGCTGCCAATCAGCGCGAGGAGCCCGGCTTCGGCGACACCAACGGCCACGGCACCCACGTCGCTTCGACCGCCGCGGGCAATCGCCGCGACGCGCAGTACGTCGGCAACACGGTGCGCATCGCCGGCGTCGCGCCGCACGCCACGATCATCGCCTACGACGCCTGCTACACGGAGATCTCGACCGGGCTTGGACGCTGTCCGAGTTCGTCGACGGTGGCTTCGATCAACCAGGCCGTCGCCGACGGCATCGTCGATGTCATCAACTACTCGATCGGCGGCGGCGAGCAGCCGTGGTCGGACCCGTCGTCGCTGGCCTTTCTCGGCGCGGTGAATGCCGGGATCTACGTGGCCGCTTCGGCCGGCAACTCGGGCCCCGGCCCGAACACGATGGGCCATCTGGAACCCTGGGTGTCCAGCACGGCGGCGGCCCAGCACGGTCGCGGCACCTTCCAGCAGACCATGAACGTGACCGGGCCCGCGCCCGTGCCCGCTTCGCTGGCGACGCTTCTGCTCACGCCCGGCTCGGGCGGCGTGGCCTTCAACGCCACCATTCCCGGCACCACGCCCCTACGCATCAGCGCCGGCATCGACACCGCTTCCGACGGCTGCGCTGCCTACCCGGCGAACACCTTTGCCGGCGCCATCGCTGTGATCCGGCGCGGCACCTGCAGCTTCGCGATCAAGGCCAACAATGCGGCGGCGGCCGGCGCGGTGGCGATGATCCTCGCCAACAACGCGGCCGGCATCCTCGCGCCGTCAGTGCCGGGCACGACCATTCCGGTGTTCTCGGCGACGCAGGCGGATAGCAATGCCCTGCGCAACTTCGGGCAGGCCAACCCCAGCACCGCGACGGCTGCGATTCCGTTCCCGCCGGCCGCACAGACGAACACGCCGGACCAGCTGGCGGCCTTCAGCTCGCGCGGCCCGGCCGGCGAGTTCGACCTGGTCAAGCCCGATGTGACCGCACCGGGCTCGCAGATTCTGGCGGCCTACGCGGGCACCGCCCTCACCGGCAGCGAGAACCTGGTCGAAATCATCAGCGGCACCTCGATGTCGTCCCCGCACCAGGCCGGCGCCGCCCTGCTGCTGCGCCAGCTACGCCCGACCTGGACCGTGCCGGAGCTGAAGTCCGCCCTGCAGATGACCTCGTTCCGCGGCGTGCTGCGCGAAGACGGCAGCGCGGCTTCGCCCTTCGATATGGGCGCTGGCCGCGTGCGGGTAAACCTGGCCGCCAACGCGGGCCTGGTGCTGGATGAAAGCGTTACGGCCTTCCAGGCGGCCAACCCGGCCTCCGGCGGAGACCCCAGCACCCTCAACCTCGCGAGCATGGGCGAGCGCTTCTGCATCAACCAGTGCCAGTTCGTGCGTCGCTTCCGCAACACCGGCACGAGCAGCGTGGACTGGACTGCCGCGGTGGCCGGCCTGACCGGCACGGTGTCGCCGGCGAGCTTCAGCGTGGCGGCCGGGGCGACGGTCGATCTGACCATCACCATCAACAGCAGCGCGATTCCGTTCGATGGCCTCCACCGCCACGGCTGGCTGGAGCTGCGGCGTGTCGGCGGCAGCGCCACCGACGATCTCAATCTGCCGATCTCGGTCTCGGTGCCGCCGCCGCGGATGAGCCTCACTCCGAACGCGCAGGCAGCCACGATCGTCGAGGGAACGACGGGGGCGGTGAACGTCACGCTGCGCAACGAAGGCGGGTTCCCGCTCAGCTTCGATGCCGATCGCACCGGCGTCGGCGTGGTTGGCGTCGCCAACTCAAGCAGCCAGGGCATCGCCAGCGGCTTCCGCTCCACCGTCTACACCGATCCCGCAACGGCCGGCAGCCAGGCCCAGTTCGCGGCCGACGATATCGTGCTCGGTGGACCGACACGGTTGCGCTCGATCCAGGTCGATGGCTTCGTGGTTTCCAACCAGCCGCTCACGGCCGCGGCCACCAATCTGACCTGGAGCCTCTACCCCGATGCCGGCGGCCTTCCCGCGGGCAATCCCCAGACCAATCCCGCGGCGGCGGTCTGGACCTTCACCTCGACGCCCACCGGCCCCGGGGTGAGCACGGTCGGCGCCAACACCATCGCGCTCGATCTGGTTGCCGCAGGCCAGAACGTCAACTTGCCCCCTGGCCGCTACTGGGTGCTGGTCAATACCCGCGGCACCTTCGCCAACCGCTACGCCTGGTACGGCTCCAACGACACCAACGGCAACCCCGGTTTCGCCTCGATCACTGTGGCCACCAACGGCACCGGCAACTGGAATGCGAACCCCACGCTGCCCGGGCTGACGATTCGCGTGCGCGGCGAAGTGGGCTGCACCGCGCCCTGGGTGGGTGAAGCGACGCCGGACAGCGGCAACGTCGATCGCCTGCAGCAGACGCAGGTCAGCGTGCCGCTGGGTCCGACCGCTGCGGGCAGCTACATCGGCGCCGCCTGCTTCACGACCAATGACCCGCTGGTGCCGCGCGTGGCCTCGACCATCAATCTGACGGTCGAGCCGGCCCGGCTCGCCTTCAGCACCGCGCCGTCGACGACGGCGACGGTGGCGCAGGCCTTTGCGGTGCAGCCGACGATCACCGTGCAGGACGGCGCGGGTGTGACCCAGACCGGCTACACCCTGCCCGTGACCCTCGAACTCGCCAGCGGTGCCGGCCCTCTGACCTGCGACGCGAATCCGGTAACGCCGGTGAACGGCGTGGCCAGCTTCAGCGGCTGCCGCGTCGGCAGCGTGGGCACCGTGACCTTGCGGGCGGTGTCGGGCGCCGCCACCAACAGCCTCACCAATCCGCAGGTGGTGGTCCGCCCGGGCCCGCCGGCGCGCTTGTCCTTTACGCCGGCGCCCTCGGCGACGGCCACCGCGGGGCAGGCGATCGCTGTGCAGCCCACGGTGCGCATCGAAGACAGCTTCGGCAACCTTGCGGATGACGCCACCGCGGCCGTGACCCTGCGGCTGGCCAGCGGCAGCGGCGTGCTGAGCTGCGATGCCAACCCGGTCAACGCCGTGGCGGGTGTGGCCAGCTTCAGCGGCTGCAGCTTGAATCGCGCTGGCACGGTGACGCTGGACGCATCGATGACCGGCATCGCCTCGGCCACCGCACAGCCCAGCATCGTGGTGGCGGCCGCCACGCCCACCCAGCTCGAGTTCAGCACTTCGCCGCCGGCCACAGCGACGGTTGGCATGCCGTGGATGCCGCAGCCGGCGATCACCCTGCGCGATGCCCTGGGCAATGTCGCGCTGGATGCGACCGCGCCAGTGACGCTGTTCCTCGCTTCCGGCGCCGGAACCCTCAGCTGCGCCACCAATCCGGTCGTGCCGGTGAAGGGCGTCGCCAGCTTCAGCGGCTGTCGTGTCGATGCGATCGGCTCGATCACGCTCGGCGCCAGCACCAGCGGCATCGCCAACACCACCACCAACCCCGCCGTGCTGATCACCCGCGGCCCGCCGACGCGTCTGGTGTTCACCACCGCGC contains the following coding sequences:
- a CDS encoding S8 family serine peptidase — its product is MRARAKRWAVGAVMFGLALGSASQGLAADSPGAADAREEARKSAVEAAESGRYIVVLKEHALASYRGGKPGLAAPERAAGSERLNARGPAAQAYVGYLREQQRAFESRVSGVLGRAPQVSMRMQHAINALVMELSAEDAARVAALPEVLLLSPERLLELHTDVGPALIGAEPIWNGTNPGSSGPAQGEGRVIAVIDSGINWGSPSFAAVGPVDGYTHVNPLGDGNYLGTCGPGGVDEGRCNAKLIGGYDFVCGAPANICTAANQREEPGFGDTNGHGTHVASTAAGNRRDAQYVGNTVRIAGVAPHATIIAYDACYTEISTGLGRCPSSSTVASINQAVADGIVDVINYSIGGGEQPWSDPSSLAFLGAVNAGIYVAASAGNSGPGPNTMGHLEPWVSSTAAAQHGRGTFQQTMNVTGPAPVPASLATLLLTPGSGGVAFNATIPGTTPLRISAGIDTASDGCAAYPANTFAGAIAVIRRGTCSFAIKANNAAAAGAVAMILANNAAGILAPSVPGTTIPVFSATQADSNALRNFGQANPSTATAAIPFPPAAQTNTPDQLAAFSSRGPAGEFDLVKPDVTAPGSQILAAYAGTALTGSENLVEIISGTSMSSPHQAGAALLLRQLRPTWTVPELKSALQMTSFRGVLREDGSAASPFDMGAGRVRVNLAANAGLVLDESVTAFQAANPASGGDPSTLNLASMGERFCINQCQFVRRFRNTGTSSVDWTAAVAGLTGTVSPASFSVAAGATVDLTITINSSAIPFDGLHRHGWLELRRVGGSATDDLNLPISVSVPPPRMSLTPNAQAATIVEGTTGAVNVTLRNEGGFPLSFDADRTGVGVVGVANSSSQGIASGFRSTVYTDPATAGSQAQFAADDIVLGGPTRLRSIQVDGFVVSNQPLTAAATNLTWSLYPDAGGLPAGNPQTNPAAAVWTFTSTPTGPGVSTVGANTIALDLVAAGQNVNLPPGRYWVLVNTRGTFANRYAWYGSNDTNGNPGFASITVATNGTGNWNANPTLPGLTIRVRGEVGCTAPWVGEATPDSGNVDRLQQTQVSVPLGPTAAGSYIGAACFTTNDPLVPRVASTINLTVEPARLAFSTAPSTTATVAQAFAVQPTITVQDGAGVTQTGYTLPVTLELASGAGPLTCDANPVTPVNGVASFSGCRVGSVGTVTLRAVSGAATNSLTNPQVVVRPGPPARLSFTPAPSATATAGQAIAVQPTVRIEDSFGNLADDATAAVTLRLASGSGVLSCDANPVNAVAGVASFSGCSLNRAGTVTLDASMTGIASATAQPSIVVAAATPTQLEFSTSPPATATVGMPWMPQPAITLRDALGNVALDATAPVTLFLASGAGTLSCATNPVVPVKGVASFSGCRVDAIGSITLGASTSGIANTTTNPAVLITRGPPTRLVFTTAPSPTATAGVAFAVQPVVRVEDEFGNPVTDKPIDITLGLASGSGPISCSANTVAAVAGVASFSGCRINTAGTVTLNASAPGITGSTTQPQVVIAAAAATRLVFATPPSATATAGQAFAVQASIALQDAFNNVVTDATTPITLRIATGTGPLQCTTNPVTPVAGVANFAGCRVDTAGTLTLDASAGSIANATSTPQVVVSAAAPSRLEFAPPPSATATAGVAFAVQPQLRVLDAFGNLATTATAPVTLSLASGSGALVCAANSVTPSAGIAAFSGCRIDTAGTVTVNASSGSIAAATSTPQIVISAAGANRLAFSVAPSSTAQAGQAWPQQPVVRVEDAFGNPVNSPATVTLSLASGTGPLVCDANPVTAVAGVASFSGCRINTAGTVTLTASAAGLGSAVTAPSVVIGAGVPDRLVFTTLPSAQANVGAAWPQQPAVSIQDAFGNVVTAATTPITLALASGAGPLVCTSNPVTPVAGVAQFAGCRLSSAGVVTLTASTSGIAATTTQPQVSAVQARAAVVPTTDRWALLLLIALVVAVALSQRAMLRAE